Proteins encoded within one genomic window of Pseudomonas cannabina:
- the betI gene encoding transcriptional regulator BetI, which produces MPKVGMQPIRRQQLIQATLTAVDQVGMGDASIALIARLAGVSNGIISHYFQGKNGLIAATMRHLMNALIQNVCERRQALTDDSPRAHLQVIIEGNFDASQVSGPAMKTWLAFWATSMHHPALHRLQRINDHRLYSNLCCQFRRTLPLEQARNAARGLAALIDGLWLRGALSGDAFDTEQAQRIAYEYMDFQLAKSASLGFRSPLTE; this is translated from the coding sequence ATGCCCAAGGTCGGTATGCAACCCATCCGCCGCCAGCAACTGATTCAGGCCACGCTCACAGCGGTCGATCAGGTGGGTATGGGCGATGCCAGCATTGCGCTGATCGCACGCCTGGCAGGCGTCTCCAACGGCATCATCAGTCACTATTTTCAGGGCAAGAACGGCCTGATCGCCGCGACGATGCGGCACCTGATGAACGCCCTGATCCAGAACGTCTGCGAACGCCGACAGGCTTTGACCGACGACAGCCCCAGGGCGCACCTGCAAGTGATCATCGAAGGCAACTTCGACGCCAGCCAGGTCAGCGGCCCGGCCATGAAAACCTGGCTGGCCTTCTGGGCGACCAGCATGCATCACCCGGCGTTGCACCGATTGCAGCGCATCAACGATCACCGTCTGTACTCGAACCTGTGCTGTCAGTTCCGTCGCACCTTGCCCCTGGAACAGGCACGCAACGCCGCCCGCGGGCTGGCAGCCCTGATAGACGGGCTGTGGCTGCGGGGCGCGCTGTCAGGCGATGCATTCGACACCGAGCAAGCGCAACGGATCGCTTACGAATACATGGACTTCCAATTGGCGAAATCGGCGAGCTTAGGCTTTCGAAGCCCCCTTACCGAATGA
- a CDS encoding GTPase/DUF3482 domain-containing protein — translation MTEADSTRAIKLAVVGHTNVGKTSLLRTLTGDVSFGEVSHRPSTTRHVEGARLSVDGQALVELYDTPGLEDAIALLDYLERLDRPGERLDGPARLSRFLDGSEARQRFEQEAKVLRQLLDSDAGLYVIDAREPVLAKYRDELAVLASCGKPLLPVLNFVSAAQHREPEWREALSRLGLHALVRFDSVAPPEDGGRRLYESLALLLESARSRLERLIDDQEKQRAARRHSAARLIAEMLIDCAACRSSVETTADQEQQAVEALRKAVRQREQRCVEALLKLHAFRKDDVSASDLPLMDGRWGDDLFNPETLKLMGVRVGGSVAAGAAAGAGVDLMVGGVTLGAAALVGAIAGGALSTARSYGGRLLGKFKGRRELTVDDAVLRLLALRQRQLLLALGVRGHAAMHSIELTTPQDKTWRKGKIPDPLSRARAHPQWSTLNPHPKPNQGERQEAIDELASVVLQD, via the coding sequence ATGACTGAAGCAGACAGCACCCGTGCGATCAAGCTGGCCGTGGTCGGTCACACCAACGTCGGCAAGACCTCGCTGCTGCGCACCTTGACCGGCGATGTGAGTTTCGGTGAGGTCTCCCATAGGCCCAGCACCACCCGCCACGTAGAAGGTGCGCGCCTGTCGGTGGACGGCCAGGCGCTGGTCGAGCTGTATGACACGCCGGGTCTGGAAGACGCCATTGCGCTGCTCGATTATCTGGAGCGACTGGATCGCCCCGGTGAGCGGCTGGATGGCCCGGCGCGATTGTCGCGCTTTCTTGACGGCAGCGAAGCGCGACAGCGTTTCGAGCAGGAAGCCAAGGTGCTGCGCCAACTGCTCGACTCGGATGCGGGGTTGTACGTGATCGATGCGCGTGAGCCGGTGCTGGCCAAGTATCGCGACGAACTGGCGGTGCTGGCCAGTTGCGGCAAACCGTTGCTGCCGGTGCTGAACTTTGTCAGTGCCGCGCAGCATCGCGAGCCGGAATGGCGCGAAGCCCTTTCGCGCCTGGGCCTGCACGCGCTGGTGCGCTTCGACAGCGTGGCGCCCCCGGAAGACGGCGGCCGTCGCTTGTATGAAAGCCTGGCGCTGCTGCTGGAAAGCGCCCGGTCCCGGCTGGAGCGCCTGATCGATGATCAGGAAAAACAGCGTGCTGCCAGACGTCACAGCGCTGCCCGCCTGATCGCGGAAATGCTGATCGATTGCGCGGCCTGTCGGAGCAGCGTCGAAACCACTGCCGATCAGGAGCAGCAGGCCGTGGAGGCGTTGCGCAAGGCTGTTCGCCAGCGTGAGCAGCGCTGTGTCGAAGCGCTGCTCAAACTGCATGCCTTTCGCAAAGACGATGTGTCTGCCAGCGATCTGCCGTTGATGGATGGGCGCTGGGGCGACGACCTGTTCAATCCGGAAACCCTCAAATTGATGGGCGTGCGCGTCGGCGGCAGTGTGGCAGCGGGTGCGGCGGCCGGGGCAGGGGTGGACTTGATGGTCGGTGGTGTGACCCTCGGTGCAGCGGCGCTGGTCGGGGCGATTGCGGGGGGGGCGTTATCGACGGCGCGCAGCTACGGCGGCCGGTTGCTGGGCAAATTCAAAGGGCGCAGAGAACTGACGGTAGACGACGCGGTGCTGCGCCTGCTCGCCCTGCGGCAGCGGCAGTTGCTGCTGGCGCTGGGTGTGAGAGGGCACGCGGCCATGCACAGCATCGAACTGACCACGCCGCAGGACAAGACCTGGCGCAAAGGCAAAATCCCCGACCCCCTTTCCCGAGCCCGCGCCCATCCGCAGTGGTCGACGCTCAACCCGCATCCGAAGCCGAATCAGGGCGAGAGGCAGGAAGCGATTGATGAACTGGCGAGTGTGGTGCTGCAGGATTGA
- a CDS encoding DUF2868 domain-containing protein has translation MTALTPLDTLWLTEAVRLREQQAGALDDQEANRLARAAGGDLNARITHRALGLAERDGMLAALHRWKQGARLALMALAVLAVISGAGLAFAAMGDGQTPVNVFWALGSLLGVNVLLLASWALGLMFAGRSNTGLGRLWLWLSEKLARDAQAAQLAPALVLLLQRKRLNRWVLGLVVHSLWLLALLSALVVLLMLMATRRYGFVWETTILSSDTFVSLTQTLGTLPAWLGFSVPDETMIRASGNGALSIENARQAWAAWLVGVLLVYGILPRLLLAAFCLWRWKRGRAALRLDLELPEYLELRERLMPSSERLGVNDAEPAALHQVQSGVSAVESNGALLVAIELDDQQVWPPQLPSGVANAGVLDSRESRQKLLEQLAHYPPARMVIACDPRRSPDRGSLALIAELVRCAGAARIWLLPAPVGQTLDPERVGDWRLALDQLQLHRTDSAPLNWLETGHD, from the coding sequence GTGACTGCACTGACCCCACTCGATACCCTCTGGTTGACCGAAGCCGTGCGCCTGCGTGAACAGCAGGCGGGCGCGCTGGATGATCAGGAAGCCAACCGCCTAGCCCGCGCCGCCGGAGGCGATCTGAACGCCCGTATCACGCACCGCGCTCTCGGGCTGGCGGAGCGCGACGGCATGCTCGCTGCGCTGCATCGCTGGAAGCAAGGCGCGCGCCTGGCCTTGATGGCGCTGGCCGTGTTGGCCGTCATCAGCGGGGCAGGGCTGGCCTTTGCCGCGATGGGTGACGGGCAGACGCCGGTCAACGTGTTCTGGGCGCTGGGCAGCCTGTTGGGCGTAAATGTGCTGCTGCTGGCCAGTTGGGCGCTGGGTTTGATGTTCGCCGGGCGCAGCAACACCGGGTTGGGACGGTTATGGTTGTGGCTGAGCGAAAAGCTCGCCCGTGACGCGCAGGCCGCGCAACTCGCGCCTGCGCTGGTTCTGCTGCTGCAACGCAAACGCCTGAATCGCTGGGTGCTCGGGCTGGTGGTTCACAGCCTGTGGTTGCTGGCATTGCTCAGTGCGCTGGTGGTGCTGCTGATGCTGATGGCAACCCGGCGCTACGGTTTTGTCTGGGAAACCACGATTCTGAGCAGCGACACTTTTGTCAGCCTGACCCAGACCCTCGGTACGCTCCCGGCCTGGCTGGGCTTCAGTGTGCCGGATGAAACCATGATCCGCGCCAGCGGCAACGGCGCGTTGAGCATCGAGAATGCGCGGCAGGCCTGGGCCGCGTGGCTGGTGGGTGTGCTGCTGGTGTACGGCATTCTGCCGCGTCTTTTGCTGGCGGCGTTCTGTCTGTGGCGCTGGAAGCGCGGGCGGGCTGCGTTGCGTCTTGATCTTGAGCTGCCGGAGTACCTTGAGCTGCGAGAACGACTGATGCCCAGCAGCGAGCGATTGGGCGTCAACGATGCCGAGCCCGCTGCGCTGCATCAGGTGCAATCCGGCGTGAGCGCTGTTGAAAGCAACGGCGCGCTGCTGGTGGCAATCGAGCTGGATGATCAGCAGGTCTGGCCGCCACAGTTGCCTTCCGGTGTGGCCAATGCCGGCGTGCTTGACAGCCGCGAGTCGCGCCAGAAACTTCTTGAGCAACTGGCTCACTATCCGCCTGCGCGTATGGTCATCGCCTGCGATCCGCGCCGTTCACCGGATCGTGGCAGCCTGGCGCTGATTGCCGAGCTGGTGCGCTGCGCAGGGGCGGCGCGCATCTGGCTGCTGCCTGCACCCGTCGGGCAGACGCTCGATCCGGAGCGTGTGGGCGACTGGCGCCTCGCGCTGGATCAACTGCAATTGCACCGCACAGACAGCGCGCCGTTGAACTGGCTGGAGACAGGCCATGACTGA
- a CDS encoding dihydrofolate reductase — protein MKIHLSLSLIAALGENRVIGVDNSMPWHLPGDFKYFKATTLGKPIIMGRKTWDSLGRPLPGRLNLVVSRQADLQLEGAEVFPSLDAAVVRAEQWAQQQGVDEVMLIGGAQLYAQGLAHADRLYLTRVALSPEGDAWFPEFDTAQWALVSNTENAAVDDKPAYNFEVWERL, from the coding sequence ATGAAAATTCATCTCTCGCTCAGCCTGATTGCCGCCCTTGGTGAAAACCGAGTAATCGGCGTCGACAATTCCATGCCCTGGCATCTGCCGGGGGATTTCAAGTATTTCAAGGCCACCACACTCGGCAAACCGATCATCATGGGTCGCAAGACCTGGGATTCGCTGGGCCGTCCCCTGCCCGGCCGCCTCAATCTGGTGGTCAGCCGCCAGGCGGACCTGCAACTTGAGGGCGCGGAAGTCTTCCCGTCGCTGGACGCCGCCGTGGTGCGCGCCGAGCAATGGGCGCAGCAACAGGGCGTCGATGAAGTGATGTTGATTGGCGGCGCTCAGCTTTATGCGCAGGGCCTTGCGCACGCGGACCGTCTGTATTTGACTCGCGTGGCGCTGAGCCCTGAAGGCGACGCGTGGTTTCCGGAATTTGATACCGCGCAATGGGCGCTGGTGTCCAACACCGAAAATGCCGCCGTCGATGACAAGCCCGCTTACAACTTTGAGGTCTGGGAACGCCTCTGA
- the trmB gene encoding tRNA (guanosine(46)-N7)-methyltransferase TrmB, whose translation MRAGRMTEGQQRGLDQGRPLFGLSLTDTPADFDQVFGRSAPRTLEIGFGMGHSLLEMAAAAPEQDFIGVEVHYPGVGALLNGVLTQGLTNVRVYDCDAIEVLNRCIADNSLDRLMLFFPDPWHKSRHHKRRIVQPEFAALVRSKLKVGGVFHMATDWGPYAEYMLEVMSVAPGYRNQAEDNQYVPRPAERPITKFERRGEKLGHGVWDLKFEKVD comes from the coding sequence ATGCGTGCTGGTCGCATGACCGAAGGCCAGCAGCGCGGTCTGGATCAAGGCCGTCCGCTGTTTGGCCTGTCGCTGACCGACACGCCGGCGGATTTCGATCAGGTGTTCGGCCGCTCTGCGCCGCGCACGCTGGAGATCGGCTTCGGCATGGGTCACTCGCTACTGGAAATGGCCGCAGCGGCCCCCGAGCAGGATTTCATCGGCGTTGAAGTGCATTACCCGGGCGTAGGCGCGCTGCTCAATGGCGTGCTGACCCAAGGGCTGACCAATGTGCGCGTCTACGATTGCGACGCCATTGAAGTGCTGAACCGCTGCATCGCCGATAACAGCCTTGACCGGCTGATGCTGTTCTTCCCGGACCCGTGGCACAAGAGCCGTCACCACAAGCGCCGTATCGTGCAGCCTGAGTTTGCCGCCTTGGTGCGCAGCAAGCTGAAAGTTGGCGGCGTATTCCATATGGCCACCGATTGGGGCCCGTACGCGGAATACATGCTGGAAGTGATGAGCGTAGCGCCTGGCTATCGCAATCAGGCCGAAGACAACCAATACGTGCCGCGCCCGGCGGAAAGGCCGATCACCAAGTTCGAACGCCGGGGCGAAAAACTCGGCCACGGTGTCTGGGATCTGAAGTTCGAGAAAGTCGACTGA